In Miscanthus floridulus cultivar M001 chromosome 5, ASM1932011v1, whole genome shotgun sequence, one genomic interval encodes:
- the LOC136453353 gene encoding G-type lectin S-receptor-like serine/threonine-protein kinase B120 isoform X5 — translation MGRPWCPWEKNLCSVSSALELRATDERGNSFTVAYGRGVQDVEAAILDSGNFVLRSITNQDKIIWQSFDFPTDTWLPEMSITLGSKLTSWKSYDDPAVGDYSFGLDITNALQLIILWKGNHYWTFGPWNASMKSLIPELTNIPITPVSFQCGNLTCTYTPNPRDTMTKILLDPDGSLNIAQFSLGTESWTLLWRQPASCEVSNLCGVFGICNNSMDPCRCPKGFAQAFPGNTWKGCTRQIQLQCNGDRFINMSSMRLPGPGVKLAAIGESKCQLECMTDCSCTAYSVLDGCSLWYGNLTNMQDGYNGSGVGTLYLRVAASELESTNSSGHKLLWIAGVLPSVGFLIFCVILFIWIRRSKNKGKGKQDGHHSVMTSDAIKLWEGEETSSYFATFSFSQIRNATDKFSTENMLGEGGFGPVYKGHLPDGQEIAVKRLAENSGQGLPEFKNEVLLIAKLQHRNLVQLLGCCIEEEEMLLVYEYMPNKSLDFFLFEKSRRVLLDWEMRMNIIEGVAQGLIYLHKHSRLRIIHRDLKASNILLDTDMNPKISDFGMARIFDPKGTQANTKRVVGTYGYMAPEYAMAGNFSTKSDVFSYGVLLLEIISGMRNAGSRRHGNSVSLLGYAWELWNEGRCHELIDKPLHGRCPENVALRCIHVSLLCVQEQAADRPSMTEVISMITNGSATLPDPKQPGFLSMLVPNETDIAEETCSLNGLSVTILDGR, via the exons ATGGGCAGACCCTGGTGTCCATGGGAAAAGAATTTGTGCTCGGTTTCTTCAGCCCTGGAGCTTCGAGCAACCG ATGAGAGGGGCAACTCATTCACAGTGGCTTATGGGAGAGGAGTGCAAGATGTGGAGGCTGCAATACTGGATAGCGGCAACTTTGTCCTAAGGAGCATCACGAACCAAGATAAGATCATATGGCAGAGCTTTGACTTTCCTACAGATACATGGCTCCCTGAAATGAGCATTACACTTGGTAGTAAACTGACCTCATGGAAGAGCTATGATGACCCAGCAGTCGGGGATTATTCTTTTGGACTTGACATAACTAATGCGCTTCAACTCATTATCTTGTGGAAAGGTAATCATTATTGGACCTTTGGACCCTGGAACGCTTCTATGAAATCTCTGATTCCAGAGCTAACAAATATTCCTATCACCCCTGTTTCATTTCAATGTGGCAATCTTACATGCACATACACTCCCAATCCTAGAGACACAATGACAAAGATTCTGTTGGATCCGGATGGTTCATTGAACATTGCCCAATTTAGTCTTGGAACTGAGTCATGGACTCTCTTATGGCGACAGCCTGCTAGCTGCGAGGTATCTAACTTATGTGGTGTTTTTGGTATATGCAACAACAGTATGGACCCATGTCGCTGTCCAAAAGGCTTCGCACAAGCCTTTCCAGGAAATACCTGGAAAGGTTGCACGAGGCAAATCCAACTGCAGTGTAATGGGGATAGGTTTATTAATATGTCTAGTATGCGACTCCCTGGCCCCGGAGTTAAACTTGCTGCTATCGGAGAGAGCAAATGCCAATTGGAATGCATGACAGATTGCTCCTGTACTGCATATTCTGTATTGGATGGTTGCAGCCTATGGTATGGCAATCTAACAAATATGCAGGACGGATATAATGGGAGTGGAGTAGGAACTCTATATCTTCGTGTTGCTGCATCAGAGTTAGAATCAACCAATAGTTCAG GTCACAAATTACTTTGGATAGCTGGTGTACTTCCTTCAGTTGGATTTCTTATTTTttgtgtaatcttgtttattTGGATCAGGAGATCAAAAAATAAAG GGAAAGGAAAACAGGATGGTCATCACTCCGTAATGACTTCGGATGCTATCAAACTCTGGGAGGGTGAGGAGACAAGCTCTTATTTTGCGACGTTTTCCTTttcacaaataagaaatgctacAGACAAATTTTCAACAGAAAACATGCTTGGGGAAGGGGGGTTTGGCCCTGTGTACAAG GGCCACTTACCAGATGGGCAGGAGATTGCTGTTAAGAGACTAGCAGAAAATTCAGGGCAAGGGTTACCTGAGTTTAAGAATGAAGTCCTGCTTATTGCTAAGCTTCAGCACAGAAATTTAGTCCAGCTGTTAGGTTGCTGCATTGAAGAGGAAGAGATGTTATTAGTGTATGAGTACATGCCGAACAAAAGCTTGGATTTCTTCTTATTTG AAAAATCAAGAAGAGTTTTGCTAGACTGGGAAATGCGGATGAACATAATTGAAGGGGTTGCACAGGGTCTTATTTATCTCCACAAGCATTCTCGACTTAGAATTATTCATAGGGACCTGAAAGCAAGCAACATTTTGTTGGACACTGATATGAACCCTAAGATCTCGGACTTTGGGATGGCGAGAATATTTGATCCCAAAGGAACACAAGCTAATACGAAACGAGTTGTCGGAACATA TGGCTACATGGCTCCTGAGTATGCTATGGCAGGCAATTTCTCCACCAAGTCCGATGTATTTAGCTATGGAGTCTTGCTTCTGGAGATTATCAGTGGAATGAGAAATGCTGGATCTCGAAGACATGGCAACTCTGTTAGCCTCCTTGGTTAC GCATGGGAACTATGGAACGAAGGTAGATGCCATGAGCTCATTGACAAACCATTACACGGTAGGTGTCCTGAGAATGTAGCGCTAAGATGCATTCATGTCAGCTTGTTGTGTGTTCAGGAGCAAGCTGCGGATCGACCCTCCATGACTGAAGTCATTTCAATGATTACCAATGGAAGTGCCACCTTACCAGACCCAAAGCAACCTGGTTTCCTCTCCATGTTGGTCCCAAATGAAACTGATATCGCTGAAGAAACATGCTCCCTGAATGGTCTCTCAGTCACCATCCTTGACGGAAGATAG